CGGTCCTGCAACCTCGGCCACAGACACGCGCGGATCAGCCGCCAGCAACGCGGCCAGGGCATCGGCGATATCGCGCGGTTTCATTCCGGCCGGTTTTGCCAGCACCATCGCCGCGTTCGTCGCCATATCGCCATGCGCCGCATCACGCGGCGGTTCTACCGTGACAGCCGCCCGGTCAAGCCCCGCAGGCAGGCGCCCGTCAGCCACCAGCGCATCCAGACAGTCGATCACAAGCACACGGATTTCAGCAAAGAGGTTCATCAGCGCGTTTTCCTATTGTTCAAGGGGCGGTTTATCACGGCCCTGCGCCGCGTCAACGGATGGCAGGGGAAACAACCTTGATCCGCACCACATTCGCGTTTCCGGGCGCAAGCCTGCTGGCGACGCTGATCATCCGGCGCAGCTAGCCCATCAATCGCGCGTGGGTTTCCAGCGCGAAACGGTCGGTCATCCCGGCGATGTAATCAGCCACGATCCGCGCCAGCGCCGTTTCGTCGCGCGCCTCGGCCACATCCTTGCGCCATTGCTTGGGCAGATGTTCGGGCTGCGCCATGAAAAGCGGGAACAGGTCATTCACGACCTGTGTGACGTCCTTGCGCATCCGCACCACGGCGGGCGCGCGATACATGCGGGTGAACAGGAACTTGCGGATCACCCCAAGGTCGGACCAAAGCGCGGGTGAAAACTGCACCATCATCCGGCCCGCGTGGCGGATATCGGCGGCTGATTGCGGGTCCACCTCGGCCAGATTGGCGCGGCTTACGGCCATCACATCCTCGACCAGAATACCAAAGAAACGGCGCAGGGCCTCGTGGCGGCGACGATAGTAATTGAGGCCGGGGTATTTGCCGTCCACCTCGCGAAAACAATCCCCCACCACCGGCAGATCCAACAGATCATCGGTGCCGAACAGTTCAGCGCGCAAACCATCATGCAGGTCGTGGTTGTTATAGGCGATGTCATCGGACAGGGCCGCGACCTGCGCCTCGCCGCTGGCGTGGGTATGCAGCTCAAGATCGTGACGGGCGTTGTAGTCGGCCAGCGCGTAAGGCACCGGATCACTAACCGGACCGTCGCCCGGAACGGGCGCAACAGGACCATTATGTTTGGCGATCCCTTCCAGCGTTTCCCAAGTCAGGTTCAGCCCGTCCCATTCGGCATAATGGCGCTCCAGATTGGTGACGATACGAATGGCCTGCGCGTTATGATCGAAACCGCCGTAGGGGGCCATCAGGGCCGATAGCGCCTCCTCGCCCGTGTGGCCAAAGGGGGTGTGGCCCAGATCATGGGCCAGCGCCACCGCCTCGGTCAGGGCACCGTCCAGCCCCAACACGCCGGAAATGGTGCGCGCGACCTGCGCGACCTCGATCGAATGGGTCAGGCGGGTGCGAAAATAATCACCCTCGTGTTCGACGAATACCTGGGTCTTGTGTTTCAAGCGGCGAAAGGCGCTCGCATGGATAATCCGGTCGCGATCACGCTGAAAGGGCGAGCGAAAAACACTCTCGTCCTCGGGATAAAGCCTGCCCCGCGTCCCGGCGGGATTGCAGGCATAGGGCGCTGCCATTGCCTTTGCCTCGTCTTCATTTGTCGGGCGCCTGCCTTGCCGCCCCTGCCTGCTGTTCCTATATTCAATTTGAAGGTAAACCGATAGGCCCCCAAAATGATGATCCCGCCCAAAGTGACCGCCCGCGCCTTTGAACGCCTGGCCGAAATTGGCGCAAGTGCCCAGGGCAAGGCCCTGCGCGTCGCCGTTGAAGGGGGCGGATGCAGCGGGTTCCAGTATGAAATCGACCTTGATGATCCCAAGGATGATGATCTGATCCTTGAAGGATCGGGTGAAAAGGTGGTGGTGGACTCGGTATCGCTCCCGTTCCTGACAGATGCGGTGATCGATTTCTCCGAAGAGCTGATCGGCGCGCGCTTTGTGATCGAGAACCCGAATGCCAGCAGCTCTTGCGGATGTGGTGTCAGCTTTTCGATGTAGGACGCCATCACCGCTGCCACTGACGCCGCGCCTGCAAGGGCCGCGGCGTTTTTCATGGGCAGCATAATTCCCGACCGTGTTTCTTGAATGAACATTCAAGGATTTCCGTCGAAATTTCTTGGTGCGAAACGACCCATTCAGTTGTGCGCAAACAAACACACTATACGGTTTAGTTCAAAAATTTTCCTCCTATATCAGACCTGTCGGTGGCAATCACGCCACCCCCAAAACAAAACGGAGATTAACATGAAACGCACATCTATCGCTCTCGCCCTCGTCGCATCCCTTGGCGTCGCATCTGTCGCAACTGCGGCCGATTACAACTATTTCGGTCTGCAAGGCACCCAGGACGCATCCTCCAATATCGACGTCGGCCTTGTGCGCGCGGCCACCGACGGCACCGTGCAGATCTACAGCTACAATGGCGGCGAAACCGGCGCGCTTCTGGGCGAAACCGCCGTTCACGCCGGTGCGAACCCGGATGTGGCCGTCAATGTCGGCGCCCAGCCCGTCACCAACGTGATTGCCGTGCTCTATGACGAAAGTGGCAATGCAGTGGCCGATCAGGTTCTGACGCTCGCCCGTTAAGGCCCCCCATTTGCGACCCCAAAGGGCCGACGCCGTGAAGCGCCGGCCCTTTGCCTGTTGTGTCGCCCGCCACTGTCGGTCAAAAATGGCCAAAATCAGGGGTGCCACATGAAAATCGCGACATTCAATATCAACGGAGTAAAAGCGCGCATCGACGCACTGACCCAATGGTTGCGCGACAGCGCGCCAGACGTTGCCCTGTTGCAGGAAATCAAGTCTTTGGACGCGAACTTTCCTCGCGAAGTCTTTGAAGATATGGGATATAATGTCGAAACCCATGGGCAAAAAGGGTTCAACGGCGTCGCGATCCTGTCGAAATTCCCGCTTGAAGACGTGGTGCGCGGGCTGCCCGACGCCCAGGGTGCGGGCCGCGAGGGTGTTGACGACATCGAAGCGCGCTGGATCGAGGCCACGGTTGTGGGCGAACGAGCGGTGCGTATTTGCGGCCTCTACCTGCCCAATGGCAACCCCGCACCGGGTCCGAAATACGACTATAAACTGCGCTGGATGGACCGTTTGCACGCCCGCGCCAAAGCGCTTATGGAACGTGAAGAACCCGCCCTAATGGCCGGAGATTACAACGTTATTCCCCAAGCATTAGATGCAAAACGCCCTGATGCATGGCGCGATGATGCGCTGTTTCGTCCCGAGAGCCGTGCCGCCTTTCGCCGGATCGAAAACCTTGGTTTTACCGAGGCCTTTCGCGCCCGTGTGCAGGGCGCTGGCCACTACAGTTTCTGGGACTATCAGGCGGGCGCCTATGACCGCAACGACGGTATCCGCATTGACCATGTTCTGCTGACGCCGCAATGCGCCGACTTGCTGACCGATTGTTGGATCGAGGCCGAGGTGCGTGGCCGCGATAAACCCTCGGATCACGTGCCGGTGTGGGTGAATATCGCCGCGTAATCTATTGTTTTTACTTCCATAAAGGCCGCGTTAGGCTGTCACATCATGCCCGTAAAGCCAATCCATCCGCCCCAGGAACGCATTTGGCGCAACCGCCCCCAGCCCGCGCAATCCCAGATGGGCGACGCGGCGCTGAAGACCCGACAGGTGATAGTTGCGCGCATTGGCATTGGCCGCTGAAATCGCGCGCTGCACACGGGCGCGACGCTGCGCCTGATAGGCAGGCAGGGCCACCGCCAGATCACCGTGTGCGGCGCAATTGGCGGCCAGCGCCCAGGCATCCTCGAACGCCAGATTTGCCCCCTGCGCCAGAAATGGCAGGGTCGGATGCGCCGCATCCCCCAGAATCGCGATGTTGTCCTGATACCAGACCTGCGCGACCGGATGACGGAACAACCCCCAAAGGCGCAGGTCTTCGACCTGATCCAGAATACCGCGCAACCGCCCCGACAACCCGCGGAACGCCTGCCGCAGGTTGCCCGCATCGTCGTCGTGGTTCCAGCCTTCGGCCGCCCATTGCTGGCGCGCCTGCACCGCCACGATATTGAGCCGCCCGCCTGTCAGGGGATAGGTCACCACATGCCGCCCCGGCGCCATCCAAATCCGCGCGACCGGATCGGCGTCAGCCATGTTCACAACTGCGCGCCAGGCTACCTGCCCCGTGAAAAACGGATCATCGGCCCCATTCAAGCGCACCCGCAATTGCGAATTGATCCCATCAGCCCCGACAATCAGATCGCCCTCGGGCAAGGCGGCGTCGATGCGCGCATCGGTGTGAATTTCGACCCCTGCCGCAACACAGGCCTCCATCAGCAAGGATATCAGCGCCGCGCGATGGAAAAACCGGTAGGGCGGACCGTCAAGGCCGGTCAGATCGAAACGGGTCACGGGCCGCCCGCTGACCGCATCCATCGGTTCCACGGCCTTGGCGACGATACTATGGGCAGCCATCGGGCCATCAAGGCCAAGGGCCGACAGAACCCGCGCGCCATTGGGGGTGACCTGAATACCGGCGCCGACCTCTGCGATGCGCGGGGCCTGTTCAAAGACCTGCACGACCGCGCCCTGACGCGCAAAGGCCAAAGCCGCCGCAAGGCCACCCAAACCGCCCCCCACAACGCAAACGCGGCGACCCGTGTTGGGGCCGCCGCCTGTATTTTTCGCCAAATCGGTCACATCAATCGTCCCGATGCACCTTTTCGCGGCGCTCGTGACGCTCTTGCGCTTCAAGGCTCATGGTCGCGATCGGGCGTGCATCAAGGCGTTTGAGGCTGATCGGTTCACCGGTGATGTCACAATAGCCGTATTCACCTTCGTCGATCCGGCGCAGGGCCGCGTCGATCTTGGCAACCAGCTTGCGCTCGCGGTCGCGGGTGCGCAGTTCCAGCGCCCGGTCGGTTTCTTCCGAAGCGCGATCGGCAATATCGGGAATGTTGCGGGTGCTGTCTTTCATGCCCTGCACGGTGTCACGGCTGTCTTCCATGATCTCGGCTTTCCATGCGATCAGCTTGCGGCGGAAATACTCGGTCTGGCGCTCGTTCATGAACGGTTCGTCTTCGGCGGGACTATAGTTGTCCGGCAGGAACACTTCGTTTTTCATCTCTGCTCCCCTGATCAGGTCAGGCCCTGTATGCGACTCGGAAACTGTCAACGGGACCCTCCTTTTGGCATCCTTTACCCCCTTGCCGCCCCAGTGTCACCCCCTTTGACGGCAAAATGATGACCCTTGAACAGCGCGGCGGGGATGTTATCGTTAACGGCAAGTAACCAGCGAAAAGGTTTGGATTTTATGCGCTTCACCGGAACCGACAGCTATGTGGCGACCGATGATCTCACGGTGGCGGTGAACGCGGCTGTGACGCTGGAACGCCCGCTTCTGGTCAAGGGCGAACCGGGCACGGGCAAGACCGAACTGGCGCGGCAGGTCAGCGCGGCGCTGGGGCTGCCGATGATTGAATGGCACATCAAATCCACCACCCGCGCCCAGCAGGGCCTTTATGAATACGATGCCGTCAGCCGGTTGCGCGACAGCCAGCTGGGGGATGCGCGGGTCAACGATGTGGGCAACTACATCAAACAGGGGAAACTCTGGCAGGCCTTCGCCGCAAAAGGCCGCGTCGTGCTGCTGATCGATGAAATCGACAAGGCCGACATCGAGTTTCCCAACGACCTGCTGCAAGAGCTGGATCGCATGGAGTTTCACGTCTATGAAACCGGCGAAACCGTGCGCGCCCTGCAGCGCCCGATCGTGATCATTACCTCCAATAACGAAAAGGAACTGCCCGATGCGTTCCTGCGCCGCTGCTTTTTTCATTACATCCGTTTTCCCGACATGGACACGATGCGCAAGATCGTCGAGGTCCATCACCCCGGCATCAAAGAGGCATTGTTGACCACGGCGCTGACCCAGTTCTTTGAGGTGCGTGAACAGGCGGGGTTGAAGAAAAAGCCGTCCACCTCGGAAGTGCTGGATTGGCTGAAGCTGCTGCTGGCCGAAGACCTGAGCGCCGAAGACCTGAAACGCGATGGCACCGATACCTTGCCCAAATTGCACGGCGCGCTGTTGAAAAACGAGCAGGACGTGCATCTGTTCGAACGGTTGGCCTTTATGGCGCGGGGGCAGCGTTAGGGAGGGCACTATATCTTGCGCCCCTCCCCCCCAGATCCCCTAATGCGCCGAAAAGACTGAGTCTTTCCCGCCACGCTTGACCTTTATCACACCATTTACCGGCATATTCTGCGTGATTTCGCGCGCCGACCCGCGCCTAATGGGC
This portion of the Octadecabacter sp. SW4 genome encodes:
- a CDS encoding deoxyguanosinetriphosphate triphosphohydrolase; the encoded protein is MAAPYACNPAGTRGRLYPEDESVFRSPFQRDRDRIIHASAFRRLKHKTQVFVEHEGDYFRTRLTHSIEVAQVARTISGVLGLDGALTEAVALAHDLGHTPFGHTGEEALSALMAPYGGFDHNAQAIRIVTNLERHYAEWDGLNLTWETLEGIAKHNGPVAPVPGDGPVSDPVPYALADYNARHDLELHTHASGEAQVAALSDDIAYNNHDLHDGLRAELFGTDDLLDLPVVGDCFREVDGKYPGLNYYRRRHEALRRFFGILVEDVMAVSRANLAEVDPQSAADIRHAGRMMVQFSPALWSDLGVIRKFLFTRMYRAPAVVRMRKDVTQVVNDLFPLFMAQPEHLPKQWRKDVAEARDETALARIVADYIAGMTDRFALETHARLMG
- a CDS encoding iron-sulfur cluster assembly accessory protein gives rise to the protein MMIPPKVTARAFERLAEIGASAQGKALRVAVEGGGCSGFQYEIDLDDPKDDDLILEGSGEKVVVDSVSLPFLTDAVIDFSEELIGARFVIENPNASSSCGCGVSFSM
- the xth gene encoding exodeoxyribonuclease III codes for the protein MKIATFNINGVKARIDALTQWLRDSAPDVALLQEIKSLDANFPREVFEDMGYNVETHGQKGFNGVAILSKFPLEDVVRGLPDAQGAGREGVDDIEARWIEATVVGERAVRICGLYLPNGNPAPGPKYDYKLRWMDRLHARAKALMEREEPALMAGDYNVIPQALDAKRPDAWRDDALFRPESRAAFRRIENLGFTEAFRARVQGAGHYSFWDYQAGAYDRNDGIRIDHVLLTPQCADLLTDCWIEAEVRGRDKPSDHVPVWVNIAA
- a CDS encoding FAD-dependent monooxygenase, yielding MTDLAKNTGGGPNTGRRVCVVGGGLGGLAAALAFARQGAVVQVFEQAPRIAEVGAGIQVTPNGARVLSALGLDGPMAAHSIVAKAVEPMDAVSGRPVTRFDLTGLDGPPYRFFHRAALISLLMEACVAAGVEIHTDARIDAALPEGDLIVGADGINSQLRVRLNGADDPFFTGQVAWRAVVNMADADPVARIWMAPGRHVVTYPLTGGRLNIVAVQARQQWAAEGWNHDDDAGNLRQAFRGLSGRLRGILDQVEDLRLWGLFRHPVAQVWYQDNIAILGDAAHPTLPFLAQGANLAFEDAWALAANCAAHGDLAVALPAYQAQRRARVQRAISAANANARNYHLSGLQRRVAHLGLRGLGAVAPNAFLGRMDWLYGHDVTA
- the dksA gene encoding RNA polymerase-binding protein DksA, translated to MKNEVFLPDNYSPAEDEPFMNERQTEYFRRKLIAWKAEIMEDSRDTVQGMKDSTRNIPDIADRASEETDRALELRTRDRERKLVAKIDAALRRIDEGEYGYCDITGEPISLKRLDARPIATMSLEAQERHERREKVHRDD
- a CDS encoding MoxR family ATPase encodes the protein MRFTGTDSYVATDDLTVAVNAAVTLERPLLVKGEPGTGKTELARQVSAALGLPMIEWHIKSTTRAQQGLYEYDAVSRLRDSQLGDARVNDVGNYIKQGKLWQAFAAKGRVVLLIDEIDKADIEFPNDLLQELDRMEFHVYETGETVRALQRPIVIITSNNEKELPDAFLRRCFFHYIRFPDMDTMRKIVEVHHPGIKEALLTTALTQFFEVREQAGLKKKPSTSEVLDWLKLLLAEDLSAEDLKRDGTDTLPKLHGALLKNEQDVHLFERLAFMARGQR